A single Gammaproteobacteria bacterium DNA region contains:
- the icd gene encoding NADP-dependent isocitrate dehydrogenase, producing MKFDKIQVPEEGSKITANTDHSIKVPDNPIIPFITGDGIGVDVTPVMQDVLNAAVEKAYGGKRKIAWMEIYAGEKAVELYGEDIYLPEETMEVMRDYIVSIKGPLGTPIGGGIRSLNVAIRQQLDLYACVRPIQYFSGVSTPMKVSDLTDMVIFRENTEDIYAGIEWPAGSEDVQKLIHFLQSQMDVSGIRFPASSGIGIKPVSKEGSQRLIRKAIQYAIDNDRVSVTLVHKGNIMKFTEGAFRNWGYALAKEEFGATELDGGPWLKFKNPKTGNDIIVKDVIADNFLQQILLRPEEYDVIATLNLNGDYISDALAAQVGGIGIAPGGNIADSVAVFEATHGTAPGFAGKDRVNPGSLILSGEMMLRYLGWTEAADLVISGMQKTIGEKTMTYDLARLREAIRAPKRELAATKNVEEKMEKLLPGATLVGTKGFGEAIIKNM from the coding sequence ATGAAATTCGACAAGATCCAGGTGCCTGAAGAAGGCAGCAAGATCACCGCAAATACCGACCATTCGATCAAAGTTCCCGACAATCCGATCATCCCGTTCATCACGGGCGACGGCATTGGCGTGGATGTGACACCGGTGATGCAGGACGTGCTGAATGCCGCTGTGGAAAAGGCCTATGGCGGCAAGCGCAAGATTGCCTGGATGGAGATCTACGCGGGCGAAAAGGCCGTGGAGCTCTATGGCGAGGACATCTACCTGCCGGAAGAGACCATGGAAGTCATGCGGGACTACATTGTCTCGATCAAGGGCCCGCTGGGCACACCGATCGGCGGCGGCATCCGCTCGCTGAACGTCGCCATTCGCCAGCAGCTGGACCTCTATGCCTGCGTGCGCCCGATCCAGTACTTCTCTGGCGTGTCGACACCGATGAAGGTCTCGGACCTCACCGACATGGTGATTTTCCGCGAGAATACCGAGGACATCTATGCCGGCATCGAATGGCCGGCCGGCTCCGAGGATGTCCAGAAGCTGATCCACTTCCTGCAGTCGCAGATGGACGTTTCGGGCATCCGTTTCCCGGCCAGCTCCGGCATCGGCATCAAGCCGGTCTCGAAGGAAGGCTCGCAGCGCCTGATTCGCAAGGCCATCCAGTACGCCATCGACAACGATCGCGTCTCGGTCACGCTTGTCCACAAGGGCAACATCATGAAGTTCACCGAGGGCGCCTTCCGCAACTGGGGCTATGCGCTTGCGAAGGAGGAATTCGGTGCGACCGAACTCGACGGCGGCCCCTGGTTGAAGTTCAAGAACCCGAAGACGGGCAACGACATCATCGTCAAGGACGTGATCGCGGACAACTTCCTGCAGCAGATCCTGCTGCGTCCGGAGGAGTACGACGTCATTGCCACGCTGAACCTTAACGGTGATTACATTTCGGACGCGCTGGCAGCGCAGGTGGGTGGCATCGGCATCGCGCCGGGCGGCAACATTGCCGATTCGGTCGCCGTCTTCGAAGCGACGCACGGCACGGCACCGGGATTTGCCGGAAAGGATCGCGTCAACCCGGGATCGCTGATACTCTCCGGCGAGATGATGTTGCGTTACCTGGGATGGACCGAAGCGGCCGACCTGGTCATCTCCGGAATGCAGAAAACCATTGGCGAGAAAACCATGACCTATGACCTGGCGCGACTGCGCGAGGCCATCCGGGCTCCGAAGCGGGAGCTGGCGGCGACCAAGAACGTCGAGGAAAAGATGGAAAAGCTGCTGCCGGGTGCGACCCTGGTGGGTACCAAGGGCTTTGGCGAGGCCATCATCAAGAACATGTAG